A window from Leifsonia shinshuensis encodes these proteins:
- a CDS encoding ScyD/ScyE family protein, with product MRSLHIAIRAGMPALLVAALVAAGATSAEATTVTAPKPPAGSVQVVVSGLDNPRGLSFGTGGQLFIAEAGHGGSLPLGGGPEGDQYAGLTGKLGVWKNGVLTHPITGFFSAADQSGAAAEGLVSVDAQGRWVTGQIALNTAPIPPLPPGNPIVDAARAQLGRTVALDPSSGTWSSIASTGDADYAWTAAHKDLVPDQFPDANPNSVITVGNTRYVADAGANILAKVDKYGAVSTVAFMPAPAGSVTDGVSTCVAKAPEGSFYVTELLGGTYAPGGARVWQVWPDGTARVKWTGFSTIQGCGFDGSGNFYVTEFQINGLNPSPTGDPTGALVKISPSGQRTTYGVGQLFFPSGFAFRGGSAYVSNWSIMPATGMNGHSGQVVRINVGE from the coding sequence ATGAGATCACTTCACATCGCCATACGCGCGGGGATGCCCGCGCTGCTCGTCGCGGCGCTGGTCGCCGCCGGAGCCACCTCCGCTGAGGCCACCACCGTCACCGCCCCGAAGCCGCCGGCCGGGTCGGTGCAGGTGGTCGTCTCGGGGCTGGACAACCCACGTGGCCTGTCGTTCGGGACGGGCGGGCAGCTGTTCATCGCCGAAGCCGGGCACGGCGGGTCGTTGCCGTTGGGCGGCGGACCCGAAGGGGACCAGTACGCGGGCCTCACCGGCAAACTCGGGGTGTGGAAGAACGGCGTGCTGACGCATCCCATCACCGGGTTCTTCTCGGCTGCCGACCAGTCCGGCGCAGCTGCCGAAGGCCTGGTGTCCGTCGACGCGCAGGGGAGGTGGGTGACCGGGCAGATCGCGCTGAACACCGCGCCGATCCCGCCGCTGCCGCCGGGCAACCCGATCGTGGACGCCGCGCGGGCGCAGCTCGGTCGCACGGTGGCGTTGGACCCGTCGTCAGGGACCTGGTCGTCGATCGCCTCCACGGGGGATGCCGACTACGCCTGGACCGCCGCGCACAAGGACCTGGTCCCGGACCAGTTCCCTGACGCCAACCCGAACTCGGTGATCACCGTCGGCAACACCCGCTACGTCGCGGACGCCGGCGCCAACATCCTCGCCAAGGTGGACAAGTACGGCGCCGTTTCGACGGTGGCGTTCATGCCCGCTCCGGCCGGGTCGGTCACGGACGGCGTGAGCACCTGCGTCGCCAAGGCTCCCGAAGGCTCGTTCTACGTGACGGAGCTGCTGGGCGGCACGTACGCGCCGGGTGGCGCTCGCGTCTGGCAGGTCTGGCCGGACGGCACCGCACGCGTCAAGTGGACGGGCTTCAGCACCATCCAGGGCTGCGGCTTCGACGGATCTGGCAACTTCTACGTCACGGAGTTCCAGATCAACGGACTGAACCCGAGCCCGACCGGCGACCCGACCGGGGCGCTCGTGAAGATCAGCCCGAGCGGGCAGCGCACCACCTACGGGGTCGGACAGCTGTTCTTCCCGTCGGGCTTCGCCTTCCGCGGCGGCAGCGCCTACGTGTCGAACTGGTCGATCATGCCGGCCACCGGGATGAACGGCCACAGCGGGCAGGTCGTCCGCATCAACGTGGGGGAGTGA